From the genome of Marixanthomonas ophiurae, one region includes:
- a CDS encoding electron transfer flavoprotein subunit beta/FixA family protein, whose amino-acid sequence MKILVCISHVPDTTSKINFTDNDTKFDTNGVQFVINPNDEFGLTRAMWFKEKQGASVHVINVGGAETEPTLRKALAIGADEAIRIDTEATDGFSVAKQLANVVKEGGYDLVLGGRESIDYNGGMVPGMIAQLTGANFVNTCIGLEIEGDTATAIREIDGGKETVKAKLPLVVGGQKGIVEESDLRIPNMRGIMQARKKPLTVKDAVDANAETQTAQFEKPAPKGDIKLVETVDELVDLLHNEAKVI is encoded by the coding sequence ATGAAAATTTTAGTGTGTATAAGTCACGTACCGGACACTACTTCAAAAATTAATTTTACCGATAACGACACCAAATTTGACACAAACGGGGTACAGTTTGTAATCAATCCTAATGATGAATTTGGTCTTACTCGCGCTATGTGGTTTAAAGAAAAACAAGGTGCTAGCGTGCATGTTATAAATGTAGGCGGTGCAGAAACCGAACCAACGCTAAGAAAAGCTCTTGCTATAGGTGCAGACGAAGCCATTCGTATTGACACTGAAGCTACTGATGGTTTTTCAGTTGCTAAGCAATTGGCCAATGTAGTTAAAGAAGGTGGGTATGATCTTGTACTTGGAGGCCGTGAATCTATTGATTATAATGGTGGGATGGTACCCGGAATGATTGCACAATTAACCGGTGCTAATTTTGTTAATACCTGTATTGGTCTTGAAATTGAAGGCGACACAGCAACGGCCATCCGTGAAATTGATGGTGGTAAAGAAACCGTAAAGGCAAAATTGCCATTGGTAGTTGGTGGGCAAAAAGGGATTGTAGAAGAGAGTGATCTCCGTATTCCAAATATGCGTGGTATCATGCAGGCTCGTAAAAAACCATTAACAGTAAAAGATGCTGTAGATGCAAATGCTGAAACACAAACGGCACAATTTGAAAAACCAGCTCCAAAAGGTGACATCAAATTGGTTGAAACCGTTGATGAATTAGTTGATTTACTTCATAACGAAGCTAAAGTAATCTAA
- a CDS encoding pyruvate dehydrogenase complex E1 component subunit beta, whose protein sequence is MFQNRKEVLQMKTLQFREAIQEAMSEEMRRDDTIYLMGEEVAEYNGAYKASKGMLDEFGAKRIIDTPISELGFSGVGIGSAMNGNRPIIEFMTFNFSLVGIDQIINNAAKMRQMSGGQFNIPIVFRGPTASAGQLGATHSQAFESWYANCPGLKVVVPSNPKDAKGLLKSAIRDDDPVIFMESEQMYGDKGEVPEGEYLIPLGVAEIKRKGTDVTLVSFGKIIKAAYKAAEDLAEEGIECEIIDMRTVRPLDHDTILESVKKTNRLVILEEAWPFGNVATEITYQVQSQAFDYLDAPIVKINTGDTPTPYSPELLKEWLPGPEDVVKAVKKVMYK, encoded by the coding sequence ATTTTTCAGAATAGAAAAGAAGTACTACAGATGAAAACACTACAATTCCGTGAAGCGATACAGGAAGCCATGAGCGAAGAAATGCGTCGCGATGATACTATATATTTAATGGGTGAAGAAGTGGCCGAATACAACGGCGCTTATAAAGCCAGTAAAGGAATGCTCGATGAATTTGGAGCAAAACGAATTATCGATACTCCAATTTCTGAACTTGGATTTTCCGGTGTTGGTATCGGTTCTGCTATGAATGGCAACCGACCTATTATTGAGTTTATGACGTTTAATTTCTCGTTAGTAGGAATTGATCAGATTATCAATAATGCGGCTAAAATGCGCCAAATGAGCGGTGGACAATTTAATATTCCTATTGTTTTTAGGGGCCCAACAGCTTCCGCAGGACAATTGGGTGCAACACACTCTCAAGCTTTTGAAAGTTGGTATGCAAACTGTCCGGGATTAAAAGTGGTAGTGCCAAGTAATCCTAAAGATGCTAAAGGACTATTGAAAAGTGCCATTCGGGATGACGATCCAGTAATTTTTATGGAGAGTGAACAAATGTACGGCGATAAAGGCGAAGTGCCGGAAGGGGAGTATCTAATCCCGTTAGGAGTAGCAGAAATAAAACGTAAAGGAACCGATGTAACATTAGTTTCTTTCGGAAAAATTATTAAAGCTGCTTATAAAGCTGCCGAAGATCTTGCTGAAGAAGGTATTGAATGCGAAATTATCGACATGCGCACGGTGCGGCCTTTGGATCACGATACTATTTTGGAGTCTGTTAAAAAAACAAATAGATTAGTTATTCTGGAAGAAGCATGGCCTTTTGGTAACGTAGCGACCGAAATAACTTATCAAGTACAAAGCCAAGCTTTTGATTATTTGGATGCGCCAATCGTTAAAATAAATACGGGTGATACGCCAACGCCATACTCACCAGAGTTGCTAAAAGAATGGTTGCCTGGTCCTGAAGATGTGGTAAAAGCAGTTAAAAAAGTTATGTATAAATAA